In the Zingiber officinale cultivar Zhangliang chromosome 5A, Zo_v1.1, whole genome shotgun sequence genome, TATAGGTGGTGCCATGATATTGGTCGAGAACAAGTGGCAAACAAGCATCTTTTAAAGACAGTCTTCCAGGTTATCTTTCATTATCTTAATCTTATTCCCATCTTACAACAACTTTTATACATatacttttaatttgagttttgctTAGTTGCTTTCGTTTACCTCATGACAGGTGATGCTGAGACTGTTTAGTCCTCGTAAGACTACTCTACTGTTTGTTATACGAGATAAAACAAGAGTGAGCATTTTCATATGTGCATTTTTCAGCTTCCGTATTGGAGACTCCTAATCCAATGAAAATGAGTATTCATGTGCATTTTTTATATGATGAGATCTCCTGGTGCCTTATCAAAGGGGTGGAAAGATTGGACTTTTTGATGGAGCTGGTATGGGAAGACTGGATTTATTATGGAATTGATGATCAACAATGTTGGAAGGTTGACATGGAAGAatcagcaagtgagaaagaggagtccaatgaaattctacaagttgaagattgtgatgggacttgggttaacaataattacttgcaatcctacatggcatgaaccactatcacaagtttctagtcttttgactattgctcattagttgtaaatggagtttatttgtttatttgtattgggataaattttatttgaattttagacatgtttcttcttttgtgattgtaattcatgtataagtaacattttgaatgacattgatgtggagaatattctttcttttgtgattatgatctttattatatatttatattgaaatatgatatattggtattaaaagataataatttaaaagacaacggtttaaaaccgttgttgttgtctattactctcaaagacaacggttaaaaattattgaccgttgttgttgtctattactctcaaagacaacggttaaaaattatTGTCGTAGTCCCAAAAATGGTTGTAACTAGCAGTGTTATTAAAAATGCTCTAAACAACAatgattttaaaccgttgtcttttcattcaaagacaacagtttaaaaccgttgcaaaactgttgtctttttattcaaagacaacggtttaaaaccgttgtcgtagcccccacttttaacaataCTGCAAATTACAATggttttaaagggcctatgacaacaatttttaatcgttgtcttttaatgtttttgttgtagtgagagtTTGTGATTTAGAGAGTTTGTGATCTAATTATTTTACCAAGTGTATAGGAGTTGATGGATCTGGAGGGCCTGACACTAGactaaaatctagctaggtccgtgagacctgatagctggtgcgaagtctagataggtccacAGGGCCCGATATTTGGCGGAAAGTCTGGTTGAGTTCACGGGACATGACAATAGGCCGAAGTTCAATTGGTtctacggacctgacaactggctggaagacctggtgggtcaaagacaagtcaagcaactacagttggtaagtaagaggtaaacaactggaggagataTCTAGTGAGGACCCGTTTCCGATTGAGAGAACAATACGTGTTGGTCTGACCCAAGGGTTTTAGTGAAACCAAAGGTCAGGGCCGAACGGTCCAAAAACTGCCAAATTGCTACTTTTCCTTATTCCTATTATTGCTTGTGTGCTAACCTTGTTATAGGAAAACAAGGGAAAAGGCTAAAAATAAGgcgtccaggcgcctggagcgaTCCAGGGGCCCGAAGTTAGTTCGGGTGCCCAAACCAGCTTCACTCGGGTGGCCTGGCCAGACACCTAGGCGGTATGGGAACCTGgagttggtccaggcgcccagactagAAAAGTCATCCAGAAGATGAGTTGGAGAGCAATGACTAGCCGAACCCACCTCAACGGTCTAGGCGTTCAGAGGGGCTCAAAGTGACCAGAGATGGATAAACTTGATAGATCAAGTTTCTATGAGAGATCGCTACGTTGGCAATGGTCCAAGTGCCCGGAGGGGTTCTTGGCACtcggaatgggcctatataaaagCTTTCGACTAGTGACTTTTGAGAATCATCTGCTATGACTTTCATATTCGCGGGCTGCTCCAAAAAGGCTCCGACGACACTAAAAGATTGCTTCAAAATTTCAAGTTTCCTTTCTGTTTGTCGATAACATTTttatttcagttcttgtacttaGAAATTGTTGTAACTCCTTTTCAAACTGATAgggattgcctaacgaaagcatTCAATGAGTGCGGGTCTTGGAATAGAAGTCATTGAATGTTTcaaactaagtaaaaatttaCTTGTGTTAACATTCGAACTTTCGTATTTCTTTTCCGCTACGTATTCTTGATCCTTTTTTAAAGCGACCATCAcaattcactccccctctagcgtATTTCTGATCCAACAGAATTCACATCTTGAAAGTTATAAGTATGTTTGCATATATGTTACATTGAGAACATGCGAAGAAGGTAGAGTGTTAGGGAGTTTGGATGGAATATTGGTCATGGATTATTTGGTTATATTTGTTATGTTTATCATCCCAATGATCTTATGTCTTCTTTTGTTCCTCTTATTCTACATATCTTGCATGTTTCTATTGGTTTCTTTCTACTCAATaacatgtaacaccccaccctcctccctactagtctgtgagggtggagcgctactggattactaactatacttaactaAAGTTGTTCACATGAAAGTATCTATACTTAAAACTCCCAAAACTCAAGCAAACAATATGTAACAAcggaaaacataaataactcaatTTAAGGGACTAATGTGCTCAGCAATTGAAAGGAagagttctaaacataaaatatttaatgagcaaatctaacaacatgaaagaatagttccaacattctgaatacaaaatcttaataaatttgtAAGCTAAGTCcagaggcttccatagtccaaacatcacacatccatccacaccttcttgtcgccttccttcactataacttttcctttcctttatctgcagtaagaggaaatgcaactataagtaaaaatgcttagtaagcgctatctaactcacaaaactcaaatatgcatgtgaataggaagaaatctaaaaattgaatgcttaaaagaaatactacacatgctcatctaataacaaaggaatcaaacatactgaaatgctaaacatgtaaagctgctcatgctcatctaacaacagtatgaaaatctaaacaacatactagcataaaagaaaactaaacttgctgatctttaaacttatgtgaagctgatttcacttgttcaaaacttatatttttatacttcaaaataataatgcCTTGGGCCCAGGTTTAGTACCAttacgcgctccctaatagaaactgaggtagcgagccaccagtcctacgagggtaaagaccttggtcctaccagggccgagacctcagaAACAGTCAcgtggatttgtttaacgacaacctcggaagtcgggtactagactTTCTCAAATAAAATACTTGCTACTTGTTAATACTTATAATAAAAGACTACCTCATGCAAAACTGTAATGCTTTAACAGATTCTAAAACTGCATGCaaaacttaacaaaaatctgcatacaaagcttaacaaaaatctgcatacaagcttaacaaaatctacatacaagcttaacaaaatttgtatacaagcttaacaaaaatctgcatacaagcttaacaaaatctgcatacaagctctaaagaaaactgcactataagctctaaagaaatctacactataagctctaaagaaatctgcactataagctttaaagaaatctggactataagctctaaagaaatctgcactataagctttaaagaaatctgcactataaactctagagggctgttcgtgccccttttacagcacaaacaaaattgaaacttgttggaattaaagccTATGTGAAGCTTGTTGGAATTTTAAACAAAACCCATGTAAAACTTGTTCAAAACTCATACTTTACAGAGCAACAGAAATTAAAACCTGTTGAAGCTATCTGCAGTGCCACGACAAGGAAGcaaaagaaaccaaaatgctACACATAGCCATTCAACACTAAACAATTCGTTCATATCCAAATCTAACAAATTCTGAAttaagtttcatggcagcaaactTCAAAAACAAACCAAAACCACAACTATTCCCCCTGTTCAGTGCCACGACAAGGAAACCAAAAGGGACAAAATGCTCAACATACTTAACCCTTTCATGTTCTTTCTTTGAGTCTCACGGCAGCAAGCCCTAAACAATACTCTTTATAGcaaaattcgaaaacaagaagaAACTAAATCCCTATCAATCCAAAATTTCTCACGGCATATTCCGAAAACCAAAAGAAACTCTAAATCGAAGCTTGAAACTACCCTTatcgcaggtgagtagcacttacctcgTTCTTGGATttacaaccgaacaagaaggctCCTAGGGCTTCGGCAaaactcaagctctcggcaacttcttcacATCCACTTGTTCTCCTCGCCAAGGTGATCACGATGGTAGAGAAACCTCTCGAATTTGatccttggtcggccgccggagccAAACCCTAGCTTCCTCTTCGTTTCCACCCAAGCTGGTCGCCGTCGCATGCGAGAGGGAAGAAGAATTTAGGTCACGAGAAAATTAAATCCAATTCCTCTCTTAATACCTAAATATTCTTGTTATCTACTACCACATAAATATATTTCCGCCCTTTCCTTAATCAAcacggccctgctaggttcttggtcatcacgcttcgcttaagtctcAGATGGGGTCAGAGATCGCGGGTTCCAACCTCggtcgaacctctttattttttgaaacttctttcttttggtaaaaataccaaacgaactctgaaaattacataaaaatactctaaaaattcataaaaaaactctagaatatttctaaagcattctaaatatttttaagcattattatgactcgtaatgaggaaatttgggttgttacaattccccataccttataaaaagttcgtcctcgaacttagaataattctggatatttctgtctcatactgccctcacgctcccaagtagctTTCTCGTACTTctagttctgccagatgaccttcactagtggtatctctttgttccttagtttcttaacttctctgtccactatctgtgtaggtatgctctcatagctaagatcctcttggatcttcaCTGACTgtggctgaatcacttggctagggtcgtggagacacttctttagcatggaaacatgtaatacattatgtattgctgacatgtcttaaggtaagtctagcttgtaagctacttttccaatcctttctgtgatcaggtagggtcctacgtagcggggacttaacttgcccttcttgccaaatctcatcactcccttcatcagagcaactttgagaaagactgaatcccctacttagaattcaagtggcctacgacgtgcatcagcataacttttctgtctactctgggtagtctcaattctttgtctgatcttctgaatagcctgagtggtttcatctATCATTTCAGTTTGTCTGCACaattctgattccatctcttttctttctccagtctccaaccagcatataggtgatctacactttcggccatacaatgcctcataaggtgccatcttgatagtggtctggtagctattgttgtaggcgaattcagctaagtacagatacttgcaccaactacctttaaaatctaatgcacaagccctgagcatgtcttctaaaatctgatttactcgttctgtctgtccatcagtctgggggtgaaaggctgtgctaaacttgagtttggtgcctagtgcattctggacatactcccaaaaatgagaggtgaagcacccatctctatcagaaacaatagacttcgggactccatgaagtctgatcacttccttaacatatagctgtgccaactgctctattgagtgggacaccttgatggctagaaagtgggcagacttggtcaatctgtccactatcacccatatcgcattatatccattagtggttcttggaagacctgttataaagtccatggatatttcttcccacttccactctggtattggaagaggctgtagaactcctcctggtatCTGGTGCTctactttgactctctggcatgtcaggcaagtactgacatattctgcaacatctcttttgagtccagaccaccagaatctttgtttcaaatcttgatacatcttggtggaaccaggatgcatggagtatggtgtgctatgagcttcttccagaatcttccttcttaattcctcatcattggggacacaaaggcgactcccctgatagaggattccactgtctgatacccaaactctgaattttcttctttttgtatcccttgcttgatcttttggatatctggatcttcactttgctttctctgtatatcctcaagcaaggttgactctaaggtcaacgtagagagttgcccataaacaatttcaactccaaaatctaacagTTCCTTCTGCAGTTGCAGTGCTAATAATGACAAGTgcatcagagttgcactggactttcgacttagtgcatctgccactttgttagctttacctgggtggtagaggatttcacagtcataatctttaactaactctagccacctgcgctgtctcatgtttaaatctttctgggtaaagaaatacttcaagatctgatggtcggtgaagattctgcactgaactccatacagataatgtcaccagagttttagtgcaaagaccacagctgccagcttaagatcatgagtggggtagttcttctcatagtctttgagttgtctggaagcataagctataaccttcccttcttgtatgagaacagctccaaggcccatcttggaagcatcactgtatatgtcaaaactcttgtcactctctggaacagtcagaatgggagcactagtcAGTTTTTTTTCAATGCTTGAAAACTttactcacatttgtctgaccatttaaacttcttgttctttctagtgagggctgttagtggagaggctatcctggaaaagtcttccacgaattttctgtaatacccagctaaaccaagaaaACTCCTGATCTCCCTggtgttcttgggtctactccagttgttgaccaccTCTATTTTGACAGGATCCACCTGGATACTTTATTTAGAAATGATGTAatctagaaacgccacctgctctaaccagaactcgtactttgagaatttagcataaagttacttttgttgaagggtctgcagtactattctcaagtgcgtatcatgctcctctagggttcttgaatagatcagaatgtcgtcgatgaacacgatgacaaacttgtcaaggtattctctgaacactctgttcattaagtccatgaagactgcaggtgcattagtcactccaaaaggcatgactacaaactcgtagtgtccgtatctggtcctgaaagctgttctgggtatatcactttctttcactttcaactgatggtacccagagtgcagatctatcttagagaacactgttgccccctttaactgatcaaatagatcatctattctgggaagagggtacttgttcttaattgttactttgttcagcgctctataatctatgcacatctgcatagattcatctttcttcttaacgaacaacactggagctcccatGGTGAATGGCTAGgacggatgaaacccttgtcaagtagctcttgTAGttattcttgtaactcttttagctctgctggagacattcggtacgaagcttttgaaattggaccggtaccaggaaccaactcaatttcgaactccacttctctgttgggaggtagtccaggtagctcttctgagaatacctctggatactcacagactacccgaacatcttcctgcttgggtctttcttgttcttctacattcacaatgtacgcaagaaaaccagtacaccctttagctaacatctggtgagctgtgagggaagagaggaatttctgggtcttcctgtTCGACACTCCCGTAAACTTAAAGGATGGGAGAGTCTAACtcattctttctctgtacttactagctctgagaagagacgagctagcctattgaaccttttgactgcttcttccactgtcaggtcaccttgtttgaattctataaactcctcataatgtttattggtaatCCGtcggcggaagaattcttcataaaactctatctcgaagtcagcccagctcatctggttggctgctctcttgctcttcaccctctcccaccacatatgaacatctccagataggcaggaagaggcacacttgactttctcgatttctggccagtcaagaagctccattgtgctctctagtgtcttgaaccaagcctgggcatcccagggctcagtcgtgcctaagaaactttctggcttcaacttcagccactgtatcaggtatgcttcttgtcttttaggtgctgtggcga is a window encoding:
- the LOC121983162 gene encoding protein ROOT HAIR DEFECTIVE 3-like, producing MALEGTDGRERGEDDTAFEKQSALFTLAVSDIVLINMWCHDIGREQVANKHLLKTVFQVMLRLFSPRKTTLLFVIRDKTRISWCLIKGVERLDFLMELVWEDWIYYGIDDQQCWKVDMEESASEKEESNEILQVEDCDGTWVNNNYLQSYMA